The following coding sequences are from one Methanohalophilus halophilus window:
- a CDS encoding PAS domain-containing protein yields MHTLELNEPASKSKIFADMIQQSTDAMIYTTPDFTINFVNRTAEEMFGWTLPEIKGKPISIFHENDMTWEQKKEMFSNLYSGKAHEVEGISKRKDGSTFYCQIKISPLFTEKSRIYGYLGIIRDITEEKQNEDSLIKEIDLLTGLIGTARVIVAVLDRQGKIVYYNPHMEKLSGYELKEVKGENWFSRFIPGIEKEKIKSAFKKAIAGHPTEGNINPIVTKEGNEVIVEWYDTALKDDNGEVTGLLAIGNDITQRVEAEEKLKTIYENMPGGILMIGHDYIIKDVNYRTCEITGYKREELVGQLCDIVCPKGSASKKCPIWEEGEEGFRGMDTTIKCKNGRKKPILKNAQEITINGDKYILELFQDISERKNAEENAIEAKKAAEQANRSKSEFLANMSHELRTPLNSVIGFSDILSKEVRGELNDPQKKYVSNIAKSGNHLLSLINDILDLSKVEAGKMELEYSSFDLHEVLDEISILTKPLTSKKSIDLQMDLPPEDIRVYADRKKFKQIMYNLLSNASKFTPDKGTITIIANQEKDELKVAVSDTGIGIPEADRATIFEPFQQVKSSKSSEHKGTGLGLSLVRELVEMHGGQVGLKSEVGKGSTFTFTIPDKPTTN; encoded by the coding sequence GTGCATACTTTAGAACTTAATGAACCCGCGAGCAAATCAAAAATATTTGCGGATATGATCCAGCAGTCCACAGATGCCATGATATATACTACTCCTGATTTTACCATCAATTTTGTAAACCGAACTGCAGAAGAAATGTTCGGATGGACCCTGCCTGAAATAAAAGGCAAACCAATAAGCATCTTCCATGAGAACGATATGACTTGGGAACAGAAAAAAGAAATGTTTTCAAACCTTTATTCAGGAAAGGCTCATGAGGTTGAAGGCATCAGTAAACGCAAGGATGGAAGTACGTTTTACTGCCAGATTAAAATATCACCTCTTTTTACAGAAAAATCCAGAATATACGGATACCTGGGAATAATAAGGGACATCACTGAAGAAAAACAGAATGAAGACAGTTTGATTAAAGAAATAGACCTTTTAACCGGCCTAATCGGCACTGCTAGAGTGATTGTGGCTGTTCTTGACAGGCAGGGAAAGATAGTATATTATAATCCCCATATGGAAAAACTCTCCGGCTACGAACTAAAGGAAGTAAAAGGAGAAAATTGGTTTTCCAGATTCATACCTGGCATAGAAAAGGAAAAAATCAAATCTGCATTCAAAAAGGCGATTGCCGGTCATCCTACTGAAGGCAATATCAACCCTATTGTCACAAAAGAAGGCAATGAAGTCATTGTCGAGTGGTATGACACGGCCTTAAAAGATGATAATGGAGAAGTCACCGGCCTTCTTGCCATCGGAAATGACATTACACAAAGAGTCGAAGCTGAAGAAAAATTAAAGACGATATATGAAAACATGCCCGGTGGCATCCTGATGATAGGTCATGATTACATCATAAAAGATGTAAACTACCGTACATGTGAGATTACAGGCTATAAAAGGGAAGAACTTGTTGGACAACTATGTGACATCGTTTGCCCCAAGGGATCCGCCTCAAAAAAATGCCCCATATGGGAGGAAGGAGAGGAAGGATTCAGGGGAATGGATACCACAATAAAGTGCAAAAACGGAAGAAAAAAACCTATATTAAAAAATGCACAGGAAATTACCATAAATGGAGATAAATACATCCTGGAATTGTTTCAGGATATCTCAGAACGTAAGAATGCCGAAGAAAATGCCATCGAAGCAAAAAAGGCTGCAGAACAGGCAAATCGGTCCAAGAGTGAATTTCTGGCAAACATGAGTCATGAATTGAGAACACCTTTGAATTCGGTGATTGGATTTTCGGATATTCTGTCAAAAGAAGTAAGAGGAGAACTCAATGATCCTCAGAAGAAATATGTGTCCAACATTGCCAAAAGCGGCAATCACCTGCTAAGTCTGATTAATGATATTCTTGACCTGTCAAAAGTGGAAGCCGGCAAGATGGAGCTTGAATACAGTAGTTTTGACCTGCATGAAGTATTGGATGAAATCAGCATATTGACCAAACCTCTTACCTCCAAAAAGAGTATAGACCTGCAAATGGATTTACCTCCTGAAGATATCAGGGTTTATGCTGACAGGAAAAAATTCAAACAGATTATGTATAACCTGCTGAGCAATGCATCCAAGTTCACCCCGGATAAAGGAACAATTACAATTATTGCCAATCAAGAAAAGGACGAATTGAAAGTTGCAGTCTCGGACACTGGCATAGGCATACCAGAGGCTGATCGGGCTACAATTTTCGAACCTTTCCAGCAGGTCAAATCCTCCAAATCCAGTGAACATAAGGGCACCGGACTCGGGCTTTCCCTTGTCAGGGAACTCGTGGAAATGCACGGCGGACAGGTCGGACTTAAAAGTGAAGTAGGAAAGGGAAGTACATTTACCTTCACAATACCGGATAAACCGACTACGAATTGA
- a CDS encoding aminotransferase class I/II-fold pyridoxal phosphate-dependent enzyme yields MHLEKHQLKPADDKHMLPFKENILELIPSTHGGLIRKTSQQYSIPLSDIVDFSASLNPLGSPFDNPEWGMDLQDLFATSFERMGQYPDNRYLEYRTEAAFFVGGGAGAVNIVPGNGSSEIIRLVAGCILNEGDEVMIPQPTFAEYEQQCRVAGAKIVYYPIESLLSISEDALESARILFVCNPNNPTGKLLAREDILRLAGLCAETGTLLFVDEAFIELSDVSSTVVDVAISNDHVFVMRSLTKSFALPGIRMGFGVASGAMAEKLNTARLPWNMGSLAEEVGCALMGMEGGMESTYLDVSRQKITEYRDYLIDRLIDIYGFHPHSSSVNYILVDISELLMDSVELTKRLARHGVLIRDCSSFPLMENDFIRLAVRPPEETDILIHAIGEVLTESGKDYAEEKLKETIKGVSSGCSSSRNTCEYYPCHFEGQDCTFCFCPFYPCEDMRTGGKWIDSTTGSRVWSCEDCVLVHDSDVVHKMLNILMEDGGTEISLKKAWDEVIGFSL; encoded by the coding sequence ATGCATCTTGAAAAACACCAATTAAAGCCGGCAGATGATAAACATATGCTCCCCTTCAAAGAAAATATACTTGAGTTAATTCCTTCCACCCATGGCGGACTTATCCGGAAGACCTCACAGCAGTATTCCATTCCCCTGTCCGATATAGTGGATTTTAGTGCTAGTTTGAATCCTCTGGGCAGCCCCTTTGATAATCCTGAATGGGGTATGGACCTGCAGGATTTGTTTGCCACTTCCTTTGAAAGAATGGGGCAATATCCTGATAATCGCTATCTTGAATACAGGACTGAAGCTGCCTTTTTTGTGGGTGGGGGCGCAGGTGCTGTTAACATTGTCCCCGGTAATGGTTCATCGGAAATCATCAGGCTTGTCGCCGGCTGCATTCTCAACGAAGGGGATGAGGTAATGATTCCTCAGCCCACTTTTGCTGAATATGAGCAGCAATGCAGGGTTGCAGGGGCAAAGATTGTGTATTACCCGATAGAATCCCTGCTTTCCATCTCTGAGGATGCCCTGGAATCGGCACGTATCCTTTTTGTGTGCAATCCAAATAATCCTACAGGTAAGTTGCTGGCAAGGGAAGATATCCTGCGCCTTGCAGGACTTTGTGCAGAAACAGGTACCCTGCTTTTTGTTGATGAAGCTTTTATTGAACTGTCCGATGTATCAAGCACTGTCGTTGACGTTGCCATCTCTAATGATCATGTTTTCGTAATGAGGTCCCTTACCAAATCATTTGCACTGCCGGGTATACGTATGGGATTTGGTGTTGCATCTGGGGCAATGGCTGAAAAATTGAATACTGCCCGTCTGCCCTGGAATATGGGATCTCTTGCTGAAGAGGTGGGATGTGCCCTGATGGGGATGGAGGGCGGTATGGAATCAACATACCTTGATGTGTCCCGCCAGAAGATAACAGAATACAGGGATTATCTTATAGATCGGCTGATCGACATCTACGGTTTCCATCCTCATTCAAGTTCTGTAAATTATATACTTGTGGATATCTCCGAGCTCCTTATGGATTCTGTAGAACTCACGAAAAGGCTTGCAAGACATGGTGTACTTATAAGGGATTGCAGTTCTTTCCCGCTGATGGAAAACGATTTTATCCGTCTTGCCGTTCGGCCTCCTGAAGAAACGGATATACTGATTCACGCAATTGGTGAGGTCCTTACAGAATCCGGTAAGGATTATGCCGAGGAAAAACTGAAAGAAACCATAAAAGGCGTTTCATCCGGGTGTTCTTCAAGCCGCAATACCTGTGAATACTATCCCTGTCATTTCGAAGGTCAGGACTGTACTTTCTGTTTCTGCCCCTTCTATCCATGCGAGGATATGCGCACGGGGGGTAAATGGATAGATAGCACTACAGGTAGCAGGGTTTGGAGCTGTGAAGATTGTGTGCTTGTCCATGATTCGGATGTTGTACACAAGATGCTTAATATTCTCATGGAGGATGGTGGTACTGAAATCAGCCTCAAAAAAGCCTGGGATGAAGTGATAGGTTTCAGTTTATAA
- the pylS gene encoding pyrrolysine--tRNA(Pyl) ligase yields the protein MERKPLDLLIDTNGVWLSRNGLLHGVKNFEVSRNHIHITTDCGSRFTVRNSRKSRSARALRNNKYRKACKNCKLSDERINRFVTKDFGRGSQARVITASKTKKSKPPKATVVKAVSSKSNEMPPVAKEAKKEKVVKPDYTPAQKKRITTLLSPADDLSSVKELPPFKELETELVKKRKQDLRHMYEKDRRHQLAQLERDISLFLIEKGFMEVRTSVLIPAKFIERMGITEEDPLYKQIFRVDENTCLRPMLAPGLYNYLHNFDNIMPDPLKIFEIGTCYRKESDGKEHLEEFTMINFCQMGSGCTRENLLNVIDDLLKYLNIDYEVISDNCMVYGDTIDIMHGDMEISSAVVGPIPQDLDWGVNKPWMGAGMGLERLLKVKHKYTNIKRSSRSISYYNGITTNLR from the coding sequence ATGGAAAGGAAACCACTAGATTTACTTATAGACACCAACGGAGTGTGGCTCTCAAGGAACGGGTTACTCCATGGTGTAAAGAACTTCGAGGTGTCGAGGAACCATATTCATATCACTACTGACTGCGGAAGCCGTTTTACAGTACGCAATTCCAGAAAAAGTCGCTCCGCAAGGGCGCTACGCAACAATAAATATCGCAAAGCATGCAAAAACTGCAAACTTTCCGATGAGCGTATTAATCGTTTTGTCACAAAAGATTTCGGCAGGGGAAGCCAGGCACGTGTCATCACAGCTTCAAAAACAAAAAAGAGCAAACCTCCAAAGGCAACAGTGGTAAAAGCTGTTTCCAGCAAGTCAAATGAAATGCCTCCTGTTGCAAAAGAGGCAAAAAAAGAAAAGGTTGTAAAACCGGATTACACGCCTGCCCAGAAAAAAAGAATTACAACGCTGCTTAGCCCTGCAGACGACCTTAGTTCGGTAAAAGAACTCCCCCCCTTCAAGGAGCTGGAGACAGAACTTGTCAAAAAGAGAAAGCAAGACCTGCGTCATATGTATGAGAAGGACCGCAGACATCAGCTGGCCCAGCTTGAAAGGGACATTTCCCTCTTTTTAATAGAAAAGGGATTCATGGAAGTACGTACTTCAGTCCTGATCCCGGCTAAATTCATTGAAAGAATGGGAATCACTGAAGAAGATCCCCTCTACAAGCAGATATTCCGGGTGGATGAGAATACATGCCTGCGGCCCATGCTTGCCCCGGGATTATACAATTATCTGCACAATTTTGATAATATAATGCCCGATCCTCTCAAGATATTCGAAATCGGGACCTGCTATAGGAAGGAGTCCGACGGCAAGGAGCATCTTGAAGAGTTTACAATGATTAATTTTTGCCAGATGGGCTCGGGATGCACAAGAGAAAACCTGCTGAATGTTATCGATGACCTGCTCAAATATCTGAACATCGATTACGAGGTAATCTCGGATAATTGCATGGTGTATGGAGATACCATTGACATAATGCATGGAGATATGGAAATATCTTCAGCCGTTGTGGGACCCATTCCACAGGACCTCGACTGGGGAGTAAACAAACCCTGGATGGGCGCAGGAATGGGACTTGAGAGATTACTCAAGGTAAAGCACAAATACACAAACATCAAGCGTTCAAGCAGGTCTATATCATACTATAACGGAATTACAACCAATCTCAGGTGA
- a CDS encoding DUF5591 domain-containing protein, producing the protein MPPIIPENERSDEPLDTERLIYHPDMIRANEWVLNEYEAPTRKFCIFVPCSMRKPYHTSPSHRMYDRIIFDLLKPEDVHIVVFGTCGVTPREIDNEYPFTDYKFMMGKCNVAKIKRDFINMESKRIATYLEKTRDNYSHRIAYCTGDFRKAMLKGLEKTDIEVDIAPRQKTMEEHIRPNKRFIYGSLSQKGYLQDLSDAITAKLDIEKRVVGIDPGCSENDNDWYLL; encoded by the coding sequence GTGCCCCCAATAATACCAGAAAATGAAAGGTCCGATGAACCGCTTGATACAGAGCGATTAATCTATCATCCGGACATGATACGTGCCAATGAGTGGGTACTCAATGAATATGAGGCACCTACGCGCAAATTCTGCATATTCGTCCCCTGTTCGATGAGGAAGCCCTACCATACGAGTCCATCCCACAGGATGTATGACAGGATCATTTTTGATCTGCTAAAGCCCGAAGATGTCCATATCGTAGTTTTCGGGACATGTGGTGTAACTCCACGGGAAATCGATAATGAGTATCCTTTTACAGATTATAAATTCATGATGGGAAAATGCAACGTGGCAAAGATCAAGCGGGATTTTATAAATATGGAAAGCAAAAGAATTGCAACATATCTCGAGAAGACCCGTGATAATTATAGCCACAGGATAGCCTACTGCACGGGAGACTTCAGGAAGGCAATGCTCAAAGGTCTTGAGAAGACGGATATCGAAGTAGATATCGCACCCCGACAGAAAACAATGGAAGAGCACATCCGCCCCAACAAGAGATTCATTTACGGCAGCCTGAGCCAGAAAGGATATCTTCAGGACCTCTCCGATGCAATCACCGCTAAATTGGACATCGAAAAAAGAGTCGTGGGAATTGACCCCGGGTGTTCAGAAAACGATAATGACTGGTATCTTTTATAA
- the pylC gene encoding 3-methylornithine--L-lysine ligase PylC translates to MKTICLIGGKLQGFEVAYLARKSGIQVHLIDRKNKPLIRNMADEHFCFDITERPERLIELSCHSDAIIPTNENLDTLLFLKKIEPELHCPLLFDFTAYHTSMDKKRSRKYFKSNDIPIPSEKPQSPPYFVKPPCMSSSKGARIIDNESELANIDESMVIEEYVPGPVVSLEVVGDGNNFMIGQQTQVHIDQEYDCHRVTPMETDANFREIAHLLASNLCLKGIMDVEAILSPEGIRVIEIDARFPSQTPTVVYHSSGVNLLEWLMGSFAGKTRENKPLPVGKQCNYEHLMASDGKLIPVGEHVLSGGDDYRLFHESNGLEIFKCRCERPTYTLICSATTRQEMCGKRKKAIQLIKSDMKQ, encoded by the coding sequence ATGAAAACAATATGTCTGATTGGGGGCAAGCTACAGGGCTTCGAAGTGGCTTATCTTGCCAGGAAATCCGGGATACAGGTACATCTGATCGACAGGAAAAACAAACCTCTGATACGTAATATGGCGGATGAGCATTTCTGCTTTGATATTACAGAAAGACCAGAAAGGCTCATAGAATTATCCTGCCACTCAGATGCTATAATCCCGACAAATGAAAACCTTGATACCCTTCTCTTTTTGAAAAAAATAGAACCAGAACTACATTGCCCTCTTCTTTTCGATTTTACCGCCTATCATACCAGCATGGACAAAAAGCGTTCAAGAAAATATTTCAAATCGAACGATATACCCATCCCTTCAGAAAAACCCCAATCTCCTCCTTATTTTGTGAAACCCCCATGCATGAGCAGCAGTAAGGGGGCGCGCATAATTGACAACGAAAGTGAACTGGCAAACATTGATGAGTCGATGGTCATTGAAGAATATGTACCCGGACCAGTTGTTTCACTGGAAGTGGTGGGTGACGGGAACAATTTCATGATAGGCCAGCAGACACAGGTCCATATTGACCAGGAATATGATTGCCACAGGGTCACCCCAATGGAGACAGATGCAAATTTCAGGGAAATAGCACACCTGCTGGCCAGCAATCTGTGCCTTAAAGGAATCATGGATGTGGAGGCAATACTCTCCCCTGAAGGAATCCGGGTTATTGAGATTGATGCACGATTCCCCAGCCAGACACCTACCGTAGTATATCACAGTAGTGGTGTAAACCTGCTCGAATGGCTAATGGGAAGTTTTGCAGGAAAAACAAGGGAAAACAAACCTCTTCCTGTTGGCAAACAATGTAACTATGAGCACCTGATGGCATCCGATGGAAAACTTATCCCTGTTGGAGAACATGTACTTTCAGGCGGTGATGACTACCGGCTATTCCATGAGTCAAACGGGTTGGAAATATTCAAATGCAGGTGTGAAAGGCCAACCTATACCCTTATATGCAGCGCCACGACCCGGCAAGAGATGTGTGGTAAAAGAAAAAAAGCAATTCAACTCATCAAATCCGATATGAAGCAATA
- a CDS encoding helix-turn-helix domain-containing protein, which translates to MTGSISEMLKANCECDDVAKCILGLKDLDLKAYKILLSNGPLTAEKLGKYLGRERSTAYRSLQNLISCGLVYRETHTIDVGGYFYEYVAVNPAEVRRMLQESVDQWYDKVSYLINKIDTELVREEMP; encoded by the coding sequence ATGACGGGTTCAATTTCGGAAATGCTGAAAGCGAATTGTGAATGTGATGATGTTGCCAAGTGTATTCTGGGTTTAAAAGACCTGGATCTAAAGGCTTATAAGATACTGCTTTCCAATGGCCCTCTGACAGCCGAAAAACTTGGCAAGTATCTGGGCCGTGAGCGCAGTACAGCTTATCGTTCTCTCCAGAACCTGATCTCCTGTGGACTCGTTTACAGGGAAACCCATACCATAGATGTAGGTGGTTATTTTTATGAATATGTGGCCGTAAACCCCGCCGAGGTCAGGCGAATGCTTCAGGAAAGTGTTGACCAGTGGTATGATAAAGTAAGTTATCTTATTAATAAAATTGATACGGAACTTGTAAGGGAAGAAATGCCATAA
- the pylB gene encoding methylornithine synthase PylB, with translation MFENMDNEQLDKFASSINKGYQLRDQEIRDLLAIEDEEEMQKLFHVARMVRDGFFGNKVFLYSFVYFSTYCKNQCSFCYYNCKNNIPRYRLTPDEIEKVCEALENDPIHMVDLTMGEDPYYHDHPERLASAVQKVKDKLGLPIMISPGVVGKDTLKQMYDNGADFLALYQETYDQELYNKLRVGQVYDQRINCRQNAKEIGYCVEDGILTEIEPENESTLISLKGLRKSNPNMVRVMTFVPQEGTPLASREPGSSKSELKIISILRLMFPDRLIPASLDLEGMEGMVYRLDAGANVVTSIIPSGSALEGVVNYDRELTERNRDAWSVVEKLQSMGMEPGKQEDFNQILGR, from the coding sequence TTGTTTGAAAACATGGACAATGAACAGCTGGACAAATTTGCATCCTCAATAAATAAAGGATACCAGCTCAGGGACCAGGAAATAAGAGACCTGCTGGCCATAGAGGATGAAGAAGAGATGCAGAAGTTGTTCCATGTGGCACGCATGGTGCGGGATGGCTTTTTTGGAAATAAGGTCTTCCTGTACAGTTTTGTGTATTTTTCAACATACTGTAAGAATCAGTGTTCGTTTTGCTACTATAACTGTAAGAACAATATCCCCCGCTACAGGCTCACCCCTGATGAGATCGAAAAGGTCTGCGAGGCACTTGAAAATGATCCCATCCACATGGTAGACCTGACAATGGGAGAGGACCCTTATTATCACGACCATCCTGAGAGACTGGCCAGTGCTGTACAAAAAGTTAAGGACAAACTTGGCCTTCCAATAATGATTTCCCCGGGAGTAGTGGGAAAAGATACCCTCAAGCAGATGTATGATAACGGGGCCGATTTCCTGGCACTATACCAGGAAACATATGACCAGGAATTATACAACAAGCTCAGGGTAGGTCAGGTATACGACCAGAGAATAAACTGCCGCCAGAATGCAAAGGAAATTGGTTACTGTGTAGAGGACGGAATCCTTACCGAAATAGAACCTGAAAACGAATCAACTCTGATATCCCTCAAGGGCCTGCGTAAATCAAATCCAAATATGGTACGTGTAATGACATTCGTACCCCAGGAAGGCACACCTCTGGCAAGCCGAGAACCCGGAAGCAGCAAATCAGAACTAAAAATAATATCGATCCTAAGACTCATGTTCCCGGACAGGTTGATCCCTGCTTCCCTTGACCTTGAAGGCATGGAAGGTATGGTTTACCGGCTGGATGCGGGAGCAAACGTTGTGACATCCATCATTCCTTCCGGATCTGCACTGGAAGGCGTAGTTAACTATGACAGGGAACTGACAGAACGCAACCGTGATGCATGGAGCGTGGTGGAAAAGCTTCAGAGCATGGGAATGGAACCGGGAAAGCAGGAAGATTTCAATCAGATACTGGGAAGGTAG